Genomic window (Pristis pectinata isolate sPriPec2 chromosome 38, sPriPec2.1.pri, whole genome shotgun sequence):
agcaactgctctgcccaggaccacaagaaactgcagagagctgtggacacagcccagcgcatcgcggacaccagcctctcctccttggactcttgtctatacctctcgctgtcttggtgaagcagccagcataatcaaagaccccacccacctgggacattctctcttctcccatcaggtagaagatacaggagcctgagggcacgtaccaccagacttcaggacagcttctaccccactgtgataagactattgaacggttcccttatacaatgagatggactctgacctcacaatctaccttgttgtgaccttgcaccttattgccttgcactacctctgtagctgtgacactttactctgtactgttattgattttacctgtactacatcaatgcactctgtactaactcaatgtaactgcactgtgtaatgaattgacctgtacgaacagtatgcaagacaagtttttcactgtacctcggtacaagtgacaataataaatcaattccaataccaacctctccctatcacacatccctcgagtcctggcagcttcctcgtaaatctcctctgcactctttcctatagcagggcgaccaaaactgaacacaatactccaagtgcatcctcaccagtgtcctgtacaactgcaccatgacctcccaacctctgtactcaatgccctgactgatgaaggccaacgagCCAAAAGtatccttcaccaccctgttccaTACGCTTGACTtccgaggtctctctgtttcaTTTGACGTTCCCTACCCAAAGGTACTTTAGATCACTTTGCTTGTGTGCAATGCTTAAGGGAAAGAGGTTGAGATACTGACAAGAAGAAAATGAGTTTAAGAGTGATCAAAGTAATTGCTGATTTGAAATGCACTCTTTAATATAAATAGGTTTGCATTACAGCAGGATGTACAACACTCCGAAAACGTACACACAAAAACACAGTTTCACAATGTACGTCTCTTGATTATCAAAAATGCTTGCATTTGTTAAATACGCACGTTTATCTATGTATGTACATAGATAATCTTTCTGCGCGAAAATACGAAAGTTAAACAGGATTCAATCCCAATACTTGATCGTAGAGAGTTCTACGTAGCAATGATGACACATGAATAGAACATGTGTCATTTGAACAGTACATATCATAAAGAAGCTAGCTGTCTCTTACTTACGATTTTTATAATCACTACAAGTGAATACAGTTTCATCTTACGATATCCTTCTCCATAGCAACACTATTCTACTTAAAGTTTGATCATTACGTGAAAGCCCGTCGTGTTTCATTGTCGTAATGTTTACAAAAGGTAGATCCTTTAATACATAAAACACCCTATCCCACCCCATGCAATGCATTTTCAGGAGCGAACTGAGGTTTAAGTAGTGTCCTTAGCTCAAAGTGTTTTCTCTAATAATAGCAGCTTCACAAAATATGACAATATGCCATACTCGATGAAGTAAGTCACAGACTTATTTCAGAACGAGGGATCACCTCTACTTCCATCTGCAGAAGAGAAAAGAAGAGAAGGTACCTGGTTAGTTACAAAGTCTGGCGGACAAAGTTGCCGACACAgcgcagcacatcacagaaaccagcctcccctccatggactctgtctacacttcccgctgccttggtaaagcagccagcataatcaaagaccccacaccccagtcattctcccctctcccccctcccatcgggcagaaggtacaaaagcctgaaagcacgtaccaccaggctcaggacaataacagcttctatcccactcttataaggctattgaacggctccctggtacaataagatggactcttgacctcacaatctacctcgttgtggcccttgcaccttactgtctgactgctctgcattttctctgtaactgtaacactttattctgcattctgttattgttttcccttgtacaactcaatgcactgtgtaatgaattgacctctatggacggtatgcaagacaagtttttcactgtatctcagtgaagccaatttaccaatcatcTCACCACACTATCCATGAACTAGCTTTATTTAATCATCTCAATGTGACAAATTATTCTAATATTAAAATGCCctttgtgtgtttgtctgtgtgctATTCAATCTACACAGAGCTATTAGTAGACCATCTATGGTCTCACCAACTCCTCTGGTGCTACAGCACCTCCCCTGGTGGGGAGGTGTAACTACAACGTGACACGTTTACATAGCTTTTTTATATGGGGTACTACTGGAAAGAACGTTTCCCGTTGGAGACCACAGATCTGATTGAAATCCAGCACTATTGTCTCCCAAATTTTACGCGTTGCATACAGGATAGAAGAATGAGCCTGGGGTGGAGGGGATATCACAATCCAAAGAcagctggggggtggggaaatGAGGGTTTGACATGTGCCAGCTACACCTCATGGATTTCCCTTCTACTGTGTGGTTGGGATAGTCTTTCTTTGTTTCTACAGGGTAAACATTCCCACATCCAATCAGATCGCTTCCGTTCAGACTCGAGTTATACTGCATGCAACGCCAACACCAACTGGGAGCAAGAGGAGGTAGCCTTGTTCCCTGAGGGAAAGATAGTCCCATGTCCCCCTAGGGTTTAGGAGGAGAGATTATCTCAATGATCCATCAGATGCCGGGAAGACCTGACAGGATTGACGGATTGAAAATGTTTCTCACACTCCGGGTACTTAGAACTCGGGATCACAGAGCTGGGATAAAGGGATGGCCATTTAGCTTTCCAGTGGGAGATACTTCATGACTTGGTGggctgtgaatatttggaattctgtcTACCAAAATGCCTTGAATGCTCAGTTGGTACAAGATCGATAGATCTGGACAAATAGGGAATTGGGATAAGAAGGGGAAAACGATAAGGCACAGGATTGGCCGTGGTCTTATTGGAGGGCAGGACAGGAAAGGGgcctcccagctccagaaacccgggttcgatcctgccCTCCGGCgctctgtgagtgtgtgtatgtgtgtgtgtggccagtttgcacgttctccctgtgaccacatgggtttcccccgggtgctcccacatcccaatgacgtgggTTTATTGCCCGGTgtaagttgcccccccccccagtgtgtgggtgagggatagaatctgggggggagttgatggaaatgtgggggggagtaaaaaaatagaattagtgtcaatgggttGTTGATGGCTGGATTTCCTTGACACTCAATGATTGGCCAAGCCTTAGCTCCCCATCAGAGGAGTAAAATGGAGATCTCACCATCACCCAAGTGTCCTTTCGGGAACCTGGGGCTCACATGGGACAATGAGATTGGGACGAGTCGAAATAAAGTAAAACTTCAGCGCCAGTGATTCACCTCCGGATTAGGACCCTGCACTAGGGTCAGATGAAGCTCTTTTCAGACCCCAATCAATATTTGCCTTCTGTCCTAGGCTCCCCAGTCCAGGGATACGGGACAGgatcataggagactgagggctgacagtacagaggtgtataaaatcatgaatggcatagataaggtctttctcccagggtaggggagtctaaaactagagggcacaggtttaagatgagaggggaaaggggcatGAGGGGCATATTCTTCAggcaaagggtggtcagtatatggaacgagctgccagaggaagcagttgaggcaggtacaataacgatgttgaaaagacacttggccaggtacatggataggaaacgtgtAGAGGGTCATGGatcaaatacgggcaaatgggactagcttggatgggcatcttggttggcatggaccagatgggccaaagggcctgtgtgactctatgtcaggttcaccagaatgataccaTTTAAACAATGGGACTTGGTCACACAGCCCAGCCTTGTGTTCCCGggagtgtagaaggttgtgggGGATGGTTTGCCTGGGTAGTCGGGAGATGTTGATCAGCCGAcaggatggtggggggtggggaacaaGGGGACAGAGCCTGTCGTGTGTCCCTCGCTGCCCCTCCAAGGTCTCTGGCCCCTTCGTAAcactggcagctgtgccttctgtgccctggaattccttccctgaacccTCTCgataatgtatgaggagtgtttgatggctctgggcccgtACGCGCTGGAGTTTGGGAGGATAAggaggggatttcattgaaacctcccgaatATTGAAAGTGgaaagtggacatggagaggatgtttccatcagtgggagagtctaggaccagagggcacagcctcagaatagaaggacgtccctttagaactgagatgagaaggaacttcttcagccagagggcggtgaatctgtggaatttgttgccacagacggctgtggaggcaaagtcattgggtgtatctaaagcagaggttgataggtccttgattggtatcaaaggttatggggagaaggcaggtgaatggggttgagaggggaaactAAATCAGCCAtcatcgaatggcggagcagactcgatgggctgaatggcctaatcctgctcctatgtctgatGGTCTCATGGTAATGAGACACGGAGCACATTGGGAGGGGTGTCACGGGGCTGTTCCTCAGCTGAGGCTGAGACCCAGTAGGAAATGGGGAATTGGAGAGCTGAGGtcgatggaattttttttaaaaatcgggAAAGGGTGAAGGGACCGAGGAGTTGGGATGTAGATCACACTCGGGAACGGGTGAAGGGACCCAGGAGCTGGGACGTGCATCACACTCGGGAACAGGCGAAGGGACCCAGGAGTTAGAATGTGCATCACACTCGAGGACCTCCTGGTGTTGTATGAATGGGCTGATGGCCCACTCCTGTCCCATACTGATGGACCGAGTggccctttccccttcccctcctcctgctcctagtttgctCCGTCCATCAGCCAGCGGACGCCAGTTGATGATTGGCCTCACCTTGCTGGAAGTATTCCTGGCTGCGACTTTGGAGTTGATACAACTCATCATTAAATCCGTCACACGGGGATCTTGAGGCATACGTCTCAAATACTGTTTCGTACGAAGCCAATTCTTCAAGGAAGGATTGCTCTTCCGGAGACAGGTCTGTCGCGGGGCGAGAGTCGGGGCTCTGCTCCACCTCGGAGTCCAAACCGGCGGGGCGTGAGGGACTGCCCGCCTTCTGCAGGCAGCCGGGAGCGGGGCTGCAGCTCTGAAGCGCAGGCACCTCGAGATCTTTCAACAGGTTCCTGATCACGTCCTCGCTCTCCTCCTCTTGTGGGGTGTAGGTCACCAAGGAGAAGTCCACGCTCCTCCAATGCTTGGGGGCTTGGAAGTCCAGGAACGGGGCGGAGGTTGGCAGGGAAGAGGCGCGGGTGGACGATCCACCCCCGGCGAGGATCTCTCCCGGCTCTGCAAGTCCTTGGTCGCCGCTCTTGGGCCAACTTTTGGTCTCTGCGCGTTGGTTACCCTCCAGGTAACCAAAGCAGTTGTTCACTGTCATCTTGATGGGCGATGCTTCGGGCGTGAGCAACCCCTCGGGCGTACTGGGGACGTGGATGTAGAGGGGAGCCCGGACCTTGGGGAAACCCATCACCGAGCACATACCCCCTCCGTTCCCGGGACTGTCCGGGGAAGGGGGCATCTTCTCGTAGAGAGGGGCACAGGTCTCGGGACAGTAGAAGAGCTCGCTGCTGGTCGGACCGTAGGTATCTCGTCCTCCAAATGCAAACATGGGTCCGGGGAGGCGAGGGGTACAAGGAGGAGTGGGAGACTCGGGTCCGAAGACGCAGTCACTGTAAGCCAACTCTGGGAGCTTGGCAGAgctggtgttgggaccgctcagCCGCTCCACGTCCTCCTGCTGCGGGCACACGCCCTGGGCGAGGAGACGGGCGCCGTCCTCTTCCTCCGGGGCTGCGGGACCCTCGGCGAATTCCAGGCAGATGCCGCTGAAGTCGAAGGACTGGCCTGAGACGCCGCTGGTGGGTGTCCCGGACATGGGGGTGAAGACGGTGTCGGGGCTGGAGAGGTAGGGGGGAGAGTCCAGCGCATCGTGTTGAGACGGGAGGGCAGGGAGGGCGTAAGGGAACATCTGGCTGTCCAGCTCCTCCTCGGACAGCTGTTGCCGGAGACACCAGGCTTCATTCTCGCTGCAAGACAGGGGAGGGGAGACGTTCCAACATCAGGACCTCTGACCAACACTTCACATTCAGCACCAACCGCTGCCTGAACCCCGCTGCACGCACGCCCAGGGTTAATTCTCCAAACCCTCGCAGCGGGTGGTGCCGCTGCCCCCcggccccagagacccaggttcgatccccacctccggcactctgtgtgtgtatgcgtgtgtgtgtgtttgcgtgtgtgtgtttctgtgtgtgtgtgtgtttgtgtgtgtgtctgtctgtgtttgtgtgtaattgtttgtgtgtgtgtgtgtgcgtgcgtgcgtttgtgtgtgtgtgtgcgtgtgtgtttgtgcgtgcgtgcgcgtacgtgcgcgtgcgtgcgtgcgcgtacgtgcgcgtgcgtgtgcgtgcgtgtgtgtgcgtgtggagttttcactttcccctcccacatcccaatgacgtgcggggtcagtggggAAGAATCTGAGGGTTGAAGGGAACGTGGGGGGAATTAAACTGGAGTTGGCGCAGGGTTAGTGTAGAGCTATGGAGAGAGGGATAGCATGTGTTCAGTGGGCCGactggcctgtttcaatgctgtgtgactcacgcaaacaggcccttcagcccatcgaatccatgctgCCCGCCAGACATGCATTTACaccatcccaatttttattcccaCTAACTACCCCCccgcccagattctacccctcacccaccccctccacacacacacacaccagggacaatttacagcaaccaattaacccacgAGCACAGTGAAGATGATGGAGGCCCAGAGAGGAGAGGAAAATGTTTTCCCGCAGAGGGAAAGGGGGGGCTGAGAAATGCAGGGActgtggggagggggcagagggttgtggggcaTCCCTCGGGCTCGGTAAGGTGAACAGCCTCCCACAGGGCAGGGTGAATGTATAACTCGTGTTCAGCGCACCCCACGGATCCCCGCGGCATCTACCAATGGAACCTTTCCAACCCATCCTATCCccagtcaatgggctgaagggcctcctcccCGCGCGGCACGGATGCTTCCTCCCCGCCAGCAGCTCACCTGATGGTGTAGTTGTGGCACAGCACGGGGACCTCGGCGCACTCCAGCTGAGCCACCAGGTACACCCAGACCCACGGGCCGTCCTTGCTCTGCAGCCGCACCGCCATCTCCACCCTGGACTCGCTGCGGCCGCTCACTGTGAAGCAGAACAGGGGGCCTGGTTAGAGCTCGCAGCCACTGACCAAGGGTGGGGGAggtagggaggtgggggagggaacggAGAACGGacgaggggggaggtggtggggcgGGAGACCGGCGGGGTGGGGGTGTGCTCGCTCACTCACCTAGGCGGTAGTGGTGGGTGGAGGCGTGCGATAGATCCTGAGGGTGGACCAGGCTGTACCAGGACTTGCCGACCAGCTCGCTGTCTTGGTATCCGAGGTGGTAGGCAACGCTGTGTGGGGAGGCAAAGAACACCTGTTAATAAAGGGTTAAAGGCACTGAGCCAACGTGTGTGGGGGCGGGGGTCTCAGAAAACCGCCACacgcttccccacccccctcaccccccgcccTGTGAATTGTTTCACTGCGTGTCACTCAGTGTGTGGACTAGCCAGAGGGCAGTGTGTGGGCCAGGCGGTGGGCAGTATGTGTGGATCAGCCAGTGGGCAGTGTGGACTGGgcagtgggcagtgtgtgggtCAGCCAGTGGGCAAATCAGCCAGTGGGCAGTGTGGACCAGCcagtgggcagtgtgtgtggATCAGCCAGTGGGCAGTGGGCAGATCAGCCAGTGAGCAGTGTGGACCAGGAAGTGGGCAGTGCAGGGGTCACTGGCTGAGTCCAGGGAGGGTTGGGCAGGCAGTGGTGCTGAGGATGGGACTGGGGTCGGATGTGGGGTCCTGTCTCTCTGTCTTGCCTCCCGAGCCTACAGTGCCCACCCTCACAccctctctccatctgcctcAGCTTTTGTATGCCTCCAGCTTCCTGTGTCTCGATAATGAGTTGGTGCTGAAagtgggatgtgtgtgtgtgtgtgtgtgtgtgtgtgtgtgtgtgtataagagAGTCTGTGTATGATAGTGTGTTTATATACAAGTGTGTTTGTATATTGCTATGTGTGTGTTTTGTGAGTCTGCGTTTGATAGTGTGTctgagtctgtgtgtgtttggtttgtgtatctgtgtgtctgcctgtgtgagtgtgtttctgtgtgtatctatgtgcttgtgtatgtctgtgtgtttgAGTAAGCGTTTGCCCATGTGTATttatgtgtttgtctgtgtgtgtcatTGTGTATCTGTGTGAATATGTGTATGCCGGTCTGcctgtgtgagtgcgtgtgtttgagtgtgtgtgtgcctttgtctgtgtgtgtgtgtgtgtgcctttgtgtgtgtgtgtgtgtgtggggggggggggggcgggggagctGGGATACACGAGCGGAGAACGGGAAGGCCTGTGTCCACCACTCGGTTCCTACCTGTCGGAAACCTCCACGAACATCATATCCTTGGCGTGCCGGCTCTGGAAGAAGGCGAGGAACAGGTGGTTGTCGAAGAGCCGGGGCCGGGTGTCCAGCGGTGAGCAGAAGGCCATGAAGACCGGCTTAGACGACCAGTAGGTCCCGGCTGGGGGCTGGTGGTACCGGCCTCGGATCAGCACCATCTTGTTGCCGGCGCTCTGCCGCCTGACTGACCGGGAGGTGTTAAATCGGCAGCGGAAGAGACGCTCTGTAAACGGGAGAGAGAGAAGCGGGGAGGAACGTCAGTGAAGAGGCAGAGAGAGCGGTTGGAAACCCAGGGCAGaagcagggaagggaggggacaCTCACCGGTCTCTGGAGAGGATGTCTGCATCAGGTGGGCGCTCAGCACCAGGTGGTCCAGAGGGTCGGTGATGTCGTAGATACTGTCGCCCTGCGCCACCAGGTCCACCTGcaaggcacagcaagatcccgcggTCAGCGGCACGGCAGGATCCCACGGGTCGGCGGCAGAGCGGGACGCTCGGGCGGCGATGCAGACACGGCGAGGGCCCGCGGTTAGggtccccctaccccccccccccgggagctGGCGGCACGGCGAGATCCCAAAACGAAGGGGCGCGCCGAGATTCCGAGGGAAACCCGCCCCCAACCACCCCCACACCCAGCTGGATCCCCCTCCCGAGCCGGAGCCGGGGCTAGATCCACCccgccgcacccccccccccacctcccttaccccGTCTTGCAGCACGGCAAGATCCCAGTTAAAGCAGGAACAACCATCCCAAAGCCCAGAAGAGGAAGATCTCAAATCGCATCGTATCAGGCCTCCTCCTCGCCCCACCCCCGGTATgaagcacagcaagattccaacgTCCGGCAAGATCCCAAAATCGCAGCACGGAAAGATCCCAGCATAAAACACCGAGACCCAACTTCTTCAGTAACATTTCCGCATGCATTTGCTAAACTGTAACTCCTTCCCTCTGTCCCCAGGTGTGTGAAGCCCCGGGATTGGTGGGGaaggtggatggtggggggggtgggggtggagtgttAGAGGGAATTGGGTCGGGGTAGCCCGTCTGTAGCTACACTCACCAGCGAGTGGCCCAGGTGGTCGGACACGTTCTCGGACACGTAGATGAGTTTGCCCTCGCTGCTGAGAGCCATGAGGAAGCCAGGGAGAGAATGCAAGAAGTCCCTCAACTCCTGCGGCGAGATCAGGGGGAGACAGTCTTGCACATCGGCACCTGAAGGCAAACGGCGAGAAGTCAACACACATAAGTTCGGCCGATTTACCCCCCTGACACTGACAAGAGACTacaacaatgtttaaaaatcaaCATTCAGTCATCTCTCTCTTCTTGACTATAATGGGACGAGTTGTAAATCCCTTCCAAAAGGGCTGGAACAGGCACTACGGGCCgaatgcccccccacccccccggagGTTCGCTGGTGGCTAAACCCACCTGAGTTGAAGAAGACCGATTTCCGGGTGTAGATACACGCCAGGGACATGATGTGAAGATAGGAAAGTCTGGATTTATCAGCGTCCGAGATGGGTAACAGTTCCTTCAGGCTTCTGATCTCCGCGTTGATCTGGTCTCTCCTCGCTTTCGACGCTCCCTTAGTCGATCTGTACATGGTGCTAGCCTTCTCCGCCGTCTTGCCCCCTTTCTATCGGTGTtcactcactgtctctctctctctcactctctctttctctctctctctctctcactcactcacttcctctcctctcctctcctctcctctctctctatctctctgctcTGGACCAGATCTGGATCCTCTGGTGCCGGAGACTGAGGCGAGCGGGGTTTTATAGGTGGTTGCCTGTGAGGGGCAGGGCCGGCGTAAATGGGATGGTTCGCAATCAACGCATggcgagaggggaggggagaggggagcatCCTTCCCTATGACTAAACCCACGCGTCACTTCGGTCGGATGACGCCAGAGCATCGAGCATCCCaattagggaaaaaaaatccgagatgtggggggggggggggcagggaaagagcTGAAAACACAGAGGAAGATGCAatggtacagagagagagagatatgcaaAGATAACCGGGAATGGAGAGCTAGAGGACCGAGGGGTAGAGAAAGACGGAGGGATAGAGAGGGAAGtggagtggggaagggagagggctAGAGAGGATAGCGAGGGGAAcagggcgagggagggggagagaagaagggatggagagaagaGGTTCATATAGGGAGAGGGGGGTTGCGAGGGATACACGGTGAATAATGTTAGGaaaaaggggggggaggagaaaaggTTAGGGACCCTCggagagaggcggggggtggTGTAGGGTAACGCGAAACACGCAAAAGAGAGAGCAAGGCAGGGGGATATTGACAGCGAGGAAGGGGAATCTGGAAGAGGTGCAAAAGCTTGAAATCAGTCGGAGAGGTGGGAAGGTGGTGTGTCTGTCCGGAGGGAACAGGGGGCTCAGATCACATCCGGGCGGGGATCGAGTTGGAGGTAGATTGCAGAAATGAGCGGGGACCAATTTGTAACCGGCGAGGGGAGATTTCAGCACCGCGGCCGGTGGACAGCGCCGCTCCCAACTTCGCTGGTAAAACAAAGacgagggaagagagagagagtgaggggggggggggggggggggggggggggggggggggggggggggggggggaggggggggggggtgggggggggagtggggggggggggggggggggagagagagagtgggggggagagagtgggggggagtggagagagtggggggggaggagagagtgggggggggagagagagtgggggggtggagagagtggggggggggagagagagtgggggggggagtgggggggaagagatggggggggggagtggagagagtgggggggggagggaagagagagatgggggggagggagaaaagaatgggggaggggaaaggaggacCTGTTTGGAGGCAGATAGGCTATGGCGAAAAGCACGTCACTTTCCTTAAAAGTACTCCAGGAGCTGAGAGATTCCCAAACACCGGGATTTCctttcccacccctcctccccttcgaACTCACAGTCATGACTCGCGTCGGAGAGGGTGCTTCCCCGCGGAGGGAGGGGCTGTGGATCTGATTTAGGATTTCCCACCTTGTGAGTCTAAGTATCAGGCAgattgggagggaggagagagagagagtccgaGGGCAGACAGACAAACAAGGGGAGTTAGAGATAGCCACACACATGGAGAATCTAGGACAGAGAGGCGCAGACACACAAGAGAGAGACAGACCCagggagagactgagagagagcaAATGTCAAGGGGAGAGTGTGCTAGTCAGAAGGgaggcagggaggtggggagataCAGACTAGGACAGAGGGATGGGACAGGCACATCAAGACGgacaggaaagagagagacagaacaCGAGACAAAGAGgcaaaaagagagacagagaggagacAAAGAGAAGGAAGGCCAAAAAAGAGGGTGGCGAATGAGAGACTCTAACAGGCACAATAGCAAAGAGTAAGAAACAGACCATTTCTCCTTCTGCAAGTGACTTTCATCCACCGATCCCCATCATCTGCCATCCCCTCTGGACCAAAATCCATCCTCCTCCCAGATTC
Coding sequences:
- the LOC127586919 gene encoding neuronal PAS domain-containing protein 4-like, which produces MYRSTKGASKARRDQINAEIRSLKELLPISDADKSRLSYLHIMSLACIYTRKSVFFNSGADVQDCLPLISPQELRDFLHSLPGFLMALSSEGKLIYVSENVSDHLGHSLVDLVAQGDSIYDITDPLDHLVLSAHLMQTSSPETERLFRCRFNTSRSVRRQSAGNKMVLIRGRYHQPPAGTYWSSKPVFMAFCSPLDTRPRLFDNHLFLAFFQSRHAKDMMFVEVSDSVAYHLGYQDSELVGKSWYSLVHPQDLSHASTHHYRLVSGRSESRVEMAVRLQSKDGPWVWVYLVAQLECAEVPVLCHNYTISENEAWCLRQQLSEEELDSQMFPYALPALPSQHDALDSPPYLSSPDTVFTPMSGTPTSGVSGQSFDFSGICLEFAEGPAAPEEEDGARLLAQGVCPQQEDVERLSGPNTSSAKLPELAYSDCVFGPESPTPPCTPRLPGPMFAFGGRDTYGPTSSELFYCPETCAPLYEKMPPSPDSPGNGGGMCSVMGFPKVRAPLYIHVPSTPEGLLTPEASPIKMTVNNCFGYLEGNQRAETKSWPKSGDQGLAEPGEILAGGGSSTRASSLPTSAPFLDFQAPKHWRSVDFSLVTYTPQEEESEDVIRNLLKDLEVPALQSCSPAPGCLQKAGSPSRPAGLDSEVEQSPDSRPATDLSPEEQSFLEELASYETVFETYASRSPCDGFNDELYQLQSRSQEYFQQDGSRGDPSF